A region of Larimichthys crocea isolate SSNF chromosome X, L_crocea_2.0, whole genome shotgun sequence DNA encodes the following proteins:
- the LOC104933681 gene encoding fibrinogen-like protein 1 isoform X1, with amino-acid sequence MGMLRTSLAFLHLATSLAVPVPCEEKIVRLEAEIQGLKMVIDNQHRYIQDLHNSQAQRLELIPNSHLGPENLYRDCSEVFADGNVASGLYVIRPDGSPTALSVYCDMNNGGGWTVFQRRRDGTESFDRAWVEYKHGFGDLFSPDGEFWLGNEPLHYLTSQGNYDLRIDMEDFEGNQRYAEYKNFKVDDEKDQFQLHLGEYTGNAGNALADVRGPRPAGQKWAGPGSGSTRVKFSTYDQLNDESDDNAKCIRHTKAGWWFSKCDAGNLNGHYYKGPYQAMTDDGVVWYTWHGWWYSIKSVVMMVRAADLEHPPPILAPLPGQLDPSKVAGGVIRPQGQ; translated from the exons ATGGGGATGCTGAGGACATCACTGGCCTTTCTTCACCTGGCTACCTCTCTGGCG GTCCCTGTGCCGTGTGAGGAGAAGATTGTCCGCCTGGAAGCTGAGATCCAGGGCCTAAAGATGGTGATCGACAACCAGCATCGTTACATCCAGGACCTCCACAACAGCCAGGCCCAACGGCTGGAGCTCATACCCAACTCCCACCTGGGCCCAGAGAACCTCTACAGAG ACTGCTCCGAGGTGTTTGCAGATGGTAACGTGGCCAGTGGGCTGTACGTGATCCGTCCAGACGGCTCTCCCACTGCACTCAGTGTCTACTGTGACATGAACAATGGAGGAGGATGGACCGTCttccagaggaggagagacggcACAGAAAGctttgacag agcaTGGGTGGAGTACAAGCACGGATTTGGAGACCTCTTCTCCCCTGATGGAGAATTCTGGCTGGGCAATGAACCTCTACACTATCTCACCTCACAag GAAACTATGACCTACGCATCGACATGGAGGACTTTGAGGGTAATCAGCGCTACGCAGAGTACAAGAACTTCAAGGTGGACGATGAGAAG GACCAGTTTCAGTTACATTTGGGAGAGTACACTGGGAACGCAGGGAATGCCCTAGCCGATGTCCGAGGCCCTCGTCCAGCTGGCCAGAAATGGGCCGGTCCAGGCTCAGGGTCAACCAGGGTCAAATTCAGCACGTACGACCAGCTGAACGATGAAAGCGATGATAATGCCAAGTGTATCAGACACACCAAGGCAGGCTGGTGGTTCAGCAA GTGTGATGCAGGAAACCTGAACGGTCACTACTACAAAGGACCATACCAAGCCATGACTGATGACGGGGTGGTGTGGTACACGTGGCACGGTTGGTGGTACTCCATCAAGTCCGTGGTCATGATGGTGCGAGCCGCCGACCTCGAGCATCCACCTCCAATCCTCGCCCCGTTACCGGGACAACTCGACCCCAGCAAAGTGGCGGGCGGTGTCATTCGTCCTCAGGGCCAATAG
- the galnt7 gene encoding N-acetylgalactosaminyltransferase 7 isoform X1 produces the protein MRLKVGFILRSLLVVGTFLGLVVLWSSLSPKPNDGNPFGKRDDSSLPKGDPADQFKPVVPWPHVEGVEVDLNSIRLKHGVADNPKNPDQQPNQNQVIQQQYVTFKPHTHAYSSPILKKGILGNFEPKEPEPQGVPGGPGEGAKPFVLGPEYKDSVQASIKEFGFNMVASDMISLDRTISDIRHEECKFWHYDDRLLTSSVIIVFHNEGWSTLMRTIHSVIKRTPRRYLAEIVMIDDFSNKAHLKERLEDYIKQWNGLVKLFRNEKREGLIQARSIGAHKATKGQVLIYLDAHCEVGVNWYAPLVAPISKDRTVCTVPLIDYIDGNEYSVEPQQGGDEDGLARGAWDWSLLWKRVPLSQREKSKRKHTTEPYRSPAMAGGLFAIEREYFFELGLYDPGLQIWGGENFEISYKIWQCGGQLLFVPCSRVGHIYRLQGWQGNPPPAHVGSSPTLKNYVRVVEVWWDEYKDYFYASRPETLTLAYGDISELKRFREEHRCKSFKWFMEEIAYDIPLHYPLPPKNVEWGEIRGFETSYCIDSMGHTNGGNVEIGPCHRMGGNQLFRINEANQLMQYDQCLTRGGDNSAVIITHCEQNQHTEWKYFKDLHRFTHVPTGKCLDRSDLLHKVFISDCDTSKTTQKWEMNNIVAV, from the exons GATGACAGCTCACTGCCCAAAGGAGACCCAGCAGATCAGTTTAAGCCCGTGGTGCCGTGGCCTCAtgtggagggggtggaggtcGACCTCAACTCCATCAGACTCAAACACG GAGTAGCGGACAATCCCAAGAACCCTGACCAGCAGCCCAACCAGAATCAGGTGATCCAGCAGCAGTATGTGACGTTCAAACCGCACACCCACGCCTATTCCAGCCCTATCTTGAAGAAAGGCATCCTGGGCAACTTTGAGCCCAAGGAACCTGAGCCTCAGGGCGTCCCTGGCGGACCTGGGGAGGGAGCCAAACCTTTTGTCCTGGGCCCAGAGTACAAAGACTCTGTCCAGGCTTCCATCAAGGAGTTTGGCTTCAACATGGTGGCTAGTGACATGATCTCGTTGGACAGAACCATCAGCGATATACGACATGAAGA GTGCAAGTTCTGGCATTACGACGACAGACTGCTGACCTCCAGTGTGATCATAGTCTTCCATAATGAAGGCTGGTCGACGCTGATGCGAACCATCCACAGTGTGATTAAGAGGACCCCCAGAAGATACCTGGCTGAGATCGTCATGATCGACGACTTCAGCAACAAAG cccaTCTGAAGGAGCGTTTGGAAGACTACATCAAGCAGTGGAACGGTTTGGTAAAACTCTTCAGaaatgagaagagagaaggacTGATCCAGGCCAGGAGTATAGGAGCCCACAAGGCCACTAAAGGACAG GTGCTGATCTACCTGGATGCTCACTGTGAGGTTGGAGTCAACTGGTATGCTCCTCTGGTTGCCCCAATTTCAAAAGACAG gacggTATGTACAGTGCCACTGATAGACTATATAGATGGTAATGAGTACAGTGTGGAGCCCCAGCAGGGTGGAGATGAGGACGGACTGGCTAGAGGAGCATGGGATTGGAGCCTGCTCTGGAAGAGAGTACCGCTTAGCCAGAGAGAGAAGTCCAAGAGAAAACATACCACCGAGCCCTACCg GTCTCCAGCCATGGCCGGTGGTCTCTTTGCTATAGAGAGAGAGTACTTCTTTGAGCTGGGTCTATATGACCCTGGACTGCAGATATGGGGAGGAGAGAATTTTGAAATATCATACAAG aTCTGGCAGTGTGGTGGACAGCTGCTCTTTGTACCGTGTTCTCGTGTTGGCCATATCTACAGACTTCAAGGATGGCAAGGCAACCCTCCACCTGCACACGTTGGATCATCACCCACTCTGAAG aacTATGTTCGGGTGGTGGAGGTATGGTGGGACGAATATAAGGACTACTTCTACGCCAGTCGTCCTGAAACTCTCACTCTTGCCTACGGAGACATCTCTGAGCTTAAACGCTTCAG GGAGGAACATCGATGCAAGAGCTTCAAGTGGTTCATGGAGGAAATCGCATACGACATTCCACTGCACTACCCTCTGCCTCCTAAAAATGTAGAATGGGGGGAG ATCCGAGGCTTTGAGACCAGTTACTGTATTGACAGTATGGGACACACCAATGGAGGCAATGTGGAAATAGGACCTTGCCACAGGATGGGGGGCAACCAG CTGTTCCGTATCAATGAAGCCAACCAGTTGATGCAGTACGATCAGTGTTTGACCAGAGGAGGCGATAACTCAGCTGtcatcatcacacactgtgAGCAGAACCAGCACACTGAGTGGAAGTACTTcaag GATCTCCATCGCTTCACTCATGTGCCAACAG GGAAATGTCTGGACCGCTCCGACCTGCTACACAAAGTGTTCATATCAGACTGTGACACCAGTAAAACCACTCAGAAATGGGAGATGAACAACATAGTGGCTGTATGA
- the galnt7 gene encoding N-acetylgalactosaminyltransferase 7 isoform X2 — protein MRLKVGFILRSLLVVGTFLGLVVLWSSLSPKPNDGNPFGKRDDSSLPKGDPADQFKPVVPWPHVEGVEVDLNSIRLKHGVADNPKNPDQQPNQNQVIQQQYVTFKPHTHAYSSPILKKGILGNFEPKEPEPQGVPGGPGEGAKPFVLGPEYKDSVQASIKEFGFNMVASDMISLDRTISDIRHEECKFWHYDDRLLTSSVIIVFHNEGWSTLMRTIHSVIKRTPRRYLAEIVMIDDFSNKAHLKERLEDYIKQWNGLVKLFRNEKREGLIQARSIGAHKATKGQVLIYLDAHCEVGVNWYAPLVAPISKDRTVCTVPLIDSIHGQKFTIEPQGGGDNDGFARGAWDWSMLWKRVPLGDKEKKQRKCQTEPYRSPAMAGGLFAIEREYFFELGLYDPGLQIWGGENFEISYKIWQCGGQLLFVPCSRVGHIYRLQGWQGNPPPAHVGSSPTLKNYVRVVEVWWDEYKDYFYASRPETLTLAYGDISELKRFREEHRCKSFKWFMEEIAYDIPLHYPLPPKNVEWGEIRGFETSYCIDSMGHTNGGNVEIGPCHRMGGNQLFRINEANQLMQYDQCLTRGGDNSAVIITHCEQNQHTEWKYFKDLHRFTHVPTGKCLDRSDLLHKVFISDCDTSKTTQKWEMNNIVAV, from the exons GATGACAGCTCACTGCCCAAAGGAGACCCAGCAGATCAGTTTAAGCCCGTGGTGCCGTGGCCTCAtgtggagggggtggaggtcGACCTCAACTCCATCAGACTCAAACACG GAGTAGCGGACAATCCCAAGAACCCTGACCAGCAGCCCAACCAGAATCAGGTGATCCAGCAGCAGTATGTGACGTTCAAACCGCACACCCACGCCTATTCCAGCCCTATCTTGAAGAAAGGCATCCTGGGCAACTTTGAGCCCAAGGAACCTGAGCCTCAGGGCGTCCCTGGCGGACCTGGGGAGGGAGCCAAACCTTTTGTCCTGGGCCCAGAGTACAAAGACTCTGTCCAGGCTTCCATCAAGGAGTTTGGCTTCAACATGGTGGCTAGTGACATGATCTCGTTGGACAGAACCATCAGCGATATACGACATGAAGA GTGCAAGTTCTGGCATTACGACGACAGACTGCTGACCTCCAGTGTGATCATAGTCTTCCATAATGAAGGCTGGTCGACGCTGATGCGAACCATCCACAGTGTGATTAAGAGGACCCCCAGAAGATACCTGGCTGAGATCGTCATGATCGACGACTTCAGCAACAAAG cccaTCTGAAGGAGCGTTTGGAAGACTACATCAAGCAGTGGAACGGTTTGGTAAAACTCTTCAGaaatgagaagagagaaggacTGATCCAGGCCAGGAGTATAGGAGCCCACAAGGCCACTAAAGGACAG GTGCTGATCTACCTGGATGCTCACTGTGAGGTTGGAGTCAACTGGTATGCTCCTCTGGTTGCCCCAATTTCAAAAGACAG AACGGTGTGCACGGTGCCTCTGATCGACTCCATCCACGGCCAGAAGTTCACCATCGAGCCCCAGGGTGGAGGAGACAACGACGGCTTCGCTAGAGGAGCCTGGGACTGGAGCATGCTCTGGAAGAGAGTTCCTCtgggagacaaagaaaaaaaacagagaaaatgtcagaCTGAGCCATATAG GTCTCCAGCCATGGCCGGTGGTCTCTTTGCTATAGAGAGAGAGTACTTCTTTGAGCTGGGTCTATATGACCCTGGACTGCAGATATGGGGAGGAGAGAATTTTGAAATATCATACAAG aTCTGGCAGTGTGGTGGACAGCTGCTCTTTGTACCGTGTTCTCGTGTTGGCCATATCTACAGACTTCAAGGATGGCAAGGCAACCCTCCACCTGCACACGTTGGATCATCACCCACTCTGAAG aacTATGTTCGGGTGGTGGAGGTATGGTGGGACGAATATAAGGACTACTTCTACGCCAGTCGTCCTGAAACTCTCACTCTTGCCTACGGAGACATCTCTGAGCTTAAACGCTTCAG GGAGGAACATCGATGCAAGAGCTTCAAGTGGTTCATGGAGGAAATCGCATACGACATTCCACTGCACTACCCTCTGCCTCCTAAAAATGTAGAATGGGGGGAG ATCCGAGGCTTTGAGACCAGTTACTGTATTGACAGTATGGGACACACCAATGGAGGCAATGTGGAAATAGGACCTTGCCACAGGATGGGGGGCAACCAG CTGTTCCGTATCAATGAAGCCAACCAGTTGATGCAGTACGATCAGTGTTTGACCAGAGGAGGCGATAACTCAGCTGtcatcatcacacactgtgAGCAGAACCAGCACACTGAGTGGAAGTACTTcaag GATCTCCATCGCTTCACTCATGTGCCAACAG GGAAATGTCTGGACCGCTCCGACCTGCTACACAAAGTGTTCATATCAGACTGTGACACCAGTAAAACCACTCAGAAATGGGAGATGAACAACATAGTGGCTGTATGA
- the LOC104933681 gene encoding fibrinogen-like protein 1 isoform X2 translates to MVIDNQHRYIQDLHNSQAQRLELIPNSHLGPENLYRDCSEVFADGNVASGLYVIRPDGSPTALSVYCDMNNGGGWTVFQRRRDGTESFDRAWVEYKHGFGDLFSPDGEFWLGNEPLHYLTSQGNYDLRIDMEDFEGNQRYAEYKNFKVDDEKDQFQLHLGEYTGNAGNALADVRGPRPAGQKWAGPGSGSTRVKFSTYDQLNDESDDNAKCIRHTKAGWWFSKCDAGNLNGHYYKGPYQAMTDDGVVWYTWHGWWYSIKSVVMMVRAADLEHPPPILAPLPGQLDPSKVAGGVIRPQGQ, encoded by the exons ATGGTGATCGACAACCAGCATCGTTACATCCAGGACCTCCACAACAGCCAGGCCCAACGGCTGGAGCTCATACCCAACTCCCACCTGGGCCCAGAGAACCTCTACAGAG ACTGCTCCGAGGTGTTTGCAGATGGTAACGTGGCCAGTGGGCTGTACGTGATCCGTCCAGACGGCTCTCCCACTGCACTCAGTGTCTACTGTGACATGAACAATGGAGGAGGATGGACCGTCttccagaggaggagagacggcACAGAAAGctttgacag agcaTGGGTGGAGTACAAGCACGGATTTGGAGACCTCTTCTCCCCTGATGGAGAATTCTGGCTGGGCAATGAACCTCTACACTATCTCACCTCACAag GAAACTATGACCTACGCATCGACATGGAGGACTTTGAGGGTAATCAGCGCTACGCAGAGTACAAGAACTTCAAGGTGGACGATGAGAAG GACCAGTTTCAGTTACATTTGGGAGAGTACACTGGGAACGCAGGGAATGCCCTAGCCGATGTCCGAGGCCCTCGTCCAGCTGGCCAGAAATGGGCCGGTCCAGGCTCAGGGTCAACCAGGGTCAAATTCAGCACGTACGACCAGCTGAACGATGAAAGCGATGATAATGCCAAGTGTATCAGACACACCAAGGCAGGCTGGTGGTTCAGCAA GTGTGATGCAGGAAACCTGAACGGTCACTACTACAAAGGACCATACCAAGCCATGACTGATGACGGGGTGGTGTGGTACACGTGGCACGGTTGGTGGTACTCCATCAAGTCCGTGGTCATGATGGTGCGAGCCGCCGACCTCGAGCATCCACCTCCAATCCTCGCCCCGTTACCGGGACAACTCGACCCCAGCAAAGTGGCGGGCGGTGTCATTCGTCCTCAGGGCCAATAG